A part of Macrobrachium rosenbergii isolate ZJJX-2024 chromosome 33, ASM4041242v1, whole genome shotgun sequence genomic DNA contains:
- the LOC136855779 gene encoding uncharacterized protein, whose amino-acid sequence MRKCRRINAKKQQKQKQKNWQKENLSIRNERLWEEEEEEEEEETGDKETKYCADCSASRQGLLFPGVPKALQPSSLEKKKEKKKKKKKRKEKKKKKDRHYRGDLFLSEGLHCRGGGGGGGGGGGDGDGDGGRGEEEEEEEGEEEEEEEEEEEGNRISSVCCYLIKVHFYEQRGSVDEEE is encoded by the exons ATGCGCAAGTGTCGACGCATAAACGcgaagaaacaacaaaaacaaaagcagaaaaattggCAGAAAGAAAACCTATCAATCAGAAACGAGAGactgtgggaggaggaggaggaggaggaggaggaggaaacgggAGACAAAGAAACGAA GTATTGTGCGGATTGTAGCGCCTCTCGCCAAGGACTCTTGTTCCCGGGAGTCCCCAAGGCCCTTCAGCCATCGTCattggagaagaagaaggagaagaagaagaagaagaagaagaggaaggagaagaagaagaagaaggatcgc CATTACCGAGGAGATCTCTTTTTGTCTGAGGGACTGCATtgtaggggaggagggggaggaggaggaggaggaggaggagatggagatggagatggaggaaggggagaggaggaggaggaggaggagggagaagaagaagaagaagaagaggaggaggaagagggaaacagGATCAGTTCTGTCTGTTGCTATTTGATAAAGGTTCACTTCTACGAGCAGAGGGGAAGTGTAGATGAGGAGGAGTAG